gtgatccacccggtcgaacgccttctcctgatccagcgacaggaaggcgaccgaccgaccggtcctcctgcagtagtgcaggaggtcccgaaccaggaagatattatcaaagatcgtccggttcgggaccgtgtaggactggtcggggtggatcacgtctgccagcacggacttgagcctcagggaggcggccttggccacgattttatagtccgtgcatagcagcgagaccgggcgccagttcttcaggcagcggagatcccccttcttgggcaggagcgtgatgaccgcccgcctcatcgaaagggacatctccccggtctcgtaggcttccgccaggacccgcgcaaaggcgggccccagcaagtcccaaaacttcttgtagaactccacggtcagcccgtcgatgcccggcgatttgttatagggcatctgactgagggcgtcggagagctcggccagggtcagctggccctcgaactcgtcccggacgccctcgccgaccgtgggaagcccatcccacagaaccctgcacgcgtcggagtcgacgggatccggagagaagagggcagagtagaaggccctggccctctcgttcacgctctccggatccgtcagaagggagccgtcgtccgccaggaggcaggtgatgttcttgcggtctcccttctttttctccaacgcgtagaagaagtgtgtgccgcggtccatctcccggaggaactggacgcgcgagcgcacaaacgccccccgggaccgctggagctgcaggtcccgcagggtgcacttcttctcctcgtacgcgctctgctcgagttggtccccgcgagccaggcggctctccagatcgagcagctccctttccagccgctcgatccgcgagtccctccgcctgctcgcgcccctcgtgtactcctgacagaggaccttgatctgcgctttccccacgtcccaccactgacgccaggtggggaagcgagatcgcctgccgtgccagaccgtccaaaagtcccggaaagaccgctcaaagcgctcgtcctccaacaggctgttgttgaagtgccagtaggcagagaaatgcctagctggcaccacggccaccgtcacggccaccaggttgtggtccgtgaacggcgccggcctgatgtcggaggcgcgaacgcaatgagcgtggttccgcgacacgtagaacctgtcgatccgggactgagacacccgcccctccctcacccgggtgaaggtgaaggccgaggcgtccgggtgttgccaccgccagatgtcgaccagagagagccgagcgatcagctctctcagggcggccgacgagagcgggtagggctcgcgccccacccggtccgcggcctcgagggtgcagttgaaatcccccccgaggaccacgagctcgtcggcgccgatggtgttcaggtgggccgacatccggcggaaaaactggaccctcgccggacccgaggacggggcgtacgcgttcaccaggtgaacggtagcgtccccgtcccggatccggtggtgcaacagacggcccggcacgacgttgaccacatcgagcaccgtgggaacaaaggacccggagaagagcgtcgccaccccacaagatgactcggtgaggtggctgaaggacactctccccccccactccagcagccagttggcctcggcctgcggggtggagtgggtttcctgcaggaagcacacagagtaacccccttttttcaggaaggagattacctgggccctgcggaaatggtccttgcatccgttgacgttcacggtcccgatgcgatacatggtcctctgtcaggagtagttggcgacactcacgggagatcctgagatctcccgaagttcaccaactggtcgtgaaactttcgggcacgtatgtgcacgcacgtgcccgaagttttgctggcgtggctggccctgaggaaggatctcacagagttgaggatcctctggaaatccccccacttgtccagggccagctggaccttgtccctgcggtggatggtggcctccaggaactccaggagctccgccgcagggatgtccggagaaggggcggacagactctccgagcccacgctgcacgcggactcggagtcctcctcccgctcctccggttctccaccgcccccctcgcggtggagaagcacaacgcactcacgttggtgggtgagcgcgttgcgtctgatTTTAATCTTGACCGACTcccccagcgcccccccccccggggacgcggcgggagagatcggcggagggaccctggcggggaccgtctgcaccctcgatttcgggggcgcagacggtcgctcgacgtacaccgccgagccggacggtctcgtcgtccccgctctgggtccctcctttgaggtccgaggcacggtctcaggcccgtcctcttccctcgaaggaaggggatccaccctctcgggtccttcccctccctcccctagagaaaggggatacaccctttcgggtccttccccttcctccgcatcagtcaccggttgctggttcaggggctcctcccgcgccccctcggtgactggaaccggcccctcgatgctgggtcggggaccggtttcttggccccgttgcgcttcggggaggggatctaccgcgagggcaccaccttctgccctctccggctcttcccctcccttccgcgctccggagaccaatgtaaacgcgggctcctcagagcccgcctctgcctcagggggtgtttcctcgtccccctccgcggcggcacgagggccggaacccccgtcgccgcaggagaggggagcctgaggcagatcttgttccgggaggggtggttcttcccccccctccgacccctcggcgggggtcgcttgcatgggctccgcgttgtctgcggagcccacgcttgcctcgggggccgaaaccgcctcctccccggagacgggagccagaggcagttGTTGTTCTGGAAGGGGTAGTTCTTCCCCCCCTCCCTCCGGCCCCTcagccggggtcgcctgcatgggctccgcattatccgcggagcccacgcttgcctcgggagcccgaggcagctgttgttccgggaggggtagttgttcctccccctccggcccctcggcgggggtcgcctgcatgggctccgcattatccgcggagcccacgcttgcctcgggagcccgaggcagctgttgttccgggaggggtagttgttcctccccctccggcccctcggcgggggtcgcctgcatgggctccgcgttgtccgcggagcccacgcctgcctcgggagctggttccgccgccccctcctcggcaacacagggtacaggacccgcgtcgccgtcggaggaaggcggttcCCGAGGCAGCTGTTCCTTCAGGgacccctcctgcgccccctcggcgacctccgctgcggccggcccctcgatggtagggtcggggccggcttccgaggtctgtggtgtgacggggaggggatctacccgaagggcttcttttgccctcgcgggttcctccctcccctttggcctctcggcgggggcctcttccatgggctccgctgcctttgcggagccccggaccgcctcgggagatggatctttctccccctccacggcagcacgagggccggagccctcgtcgccggtagaggggggacgccgaggcggtctctttcttttttgggggccctccatcgcccccccggggaccctcagcaagaggccgagacgtgtgcacttgcgtgcacacgtgggaagacgcgcctgcgcctttctctttcccctgaggctgccggaggctgtcccctgccctgccacggcgacggggagcacacctccggcagcgcttctctcttcctcgtacccggggatgaggtgcttcGTTTTACGgacggctttgccgccctgcctcgcggggggcgccgtcgagggagtccctttgtctgggactccccctgacccaccgccagatggtgcggcggcgggcttcgtctccccccgcttgtcctccccggtggacctggccgccaccttcctgcggcgggcgaccaaggtccactcggcggccttctcccacCGCGTgctttcgggaggcgcggagggtccggccgcctcgggggccctctctccctttccccccccggatgttactgggaggggggcgggtacttttttgccccccttctctgcgggcctcttggagggctccgggggcgaggtggactcggaggggtgcggtgccTGCGCGGGTGGCTTGGCGCttttctggagcttggggcacctctttttctggtgccccagctccttgcagtgaaagcaccgcacctcctccgaggaataaaagataacgtaattggtcccctcgaaggggaccacaaagctgccctccgcggtgtccctccccgccaggtggacggtcacctgacggcggaaggacaggatgtggcggaaggcctggtctctgcagcccagggggatggggtggatggccgtcttgacctcccccagggcttgcagatggggcatgagcagggcatcctgaataaacggtggcacgttggacaggatgaccctgctgcccagccccgcgaggggctcgatggggacgaacatgccccccacgctgagacccctctcgatcgcggtgttcgcggcggcctccgatttaAGGAAAAAtacggctttcccgtacattttggaggccgccacgatagctgctggtcccaccgccttcgccatggccttgacgaagccctcgatcgagagggagtctcgcaggaggcacctgaccccgtgccttctggtgatgtttttaaaaggggctgcagcctcccctgcagccacctttgcccatttTTTAGGGGCTTGTGGAGCCTGTCCActcatttttatgtattttggtgtgatttatttatttatatatttgtatttttaattgttttgatgttccgttaattattattgtgtatttatttgataaattgttttttgatgtttatttatttgtttaataaataaacaaaaataaaaacagacacaccAACTCCCACAaaagtgtttaattatttttaaataaacaaacaaaaacaataatgaagaaacaaaattatttaagtatattcaaataaagaaacaaacaaaatacacctacccctgcactccaatagtgcaggagtagaaaacaaaaaataaaacaaacagagagtattttttttttttttttttttttaataatacaaacaaacgtatttatttatttattatttttaaataaacaaataaatacgagttgacacacccctgcactacaatagtgcaggggtacaaagaaaattcaaaaataaatcaaagtctaaaactatagaattgttttaaacttaaaagaaaatcaaaaatcaaaccaaaggcaaacaaaggagcacacggcctgtgctccctgcctgcccttcccccactctgcacacagcagagatgggggatttttttaaaacaaaacgatttttaactaaaaactaaaaacagctacttacataaaaataattttcctaaaaagacaaaaataaaagctttaaagtaaaattaacaaatcaataaaaggagtgtttaaaaaaggaagaaaattcaaagaaagaaaaatctctcctgcacttgcttatgcaggcacgtgcagggagagaaaggaagaactaaaaagtgttttttaataaaaaataaaaacactaaaccaaaatgtttttaactaaaaaggtgcactactactttagataacttaaattataaaaagaattgaaaaataaaaagttgaaataactgttttttaaagtttttaatggGGGAAGTGAGGAGCTCAGAAAAGTGCGACCtcacagtagtagtagtagtagtagtagtagtagtagtatttattagtattattattattagtgttatttgtATTACTGCATTAGCCAGGGaatcgttatatatatatatatatatatatatatatatatatatatatatatatatatatatatatatatatatatatatatatatatatatattatatattactacagtactagttcttaacacaacagtaggtctactagtgacgttttatcatATGTTCTCATCTGTATGGAAAATATATGGCTACTTTTGAGGAACtgtttatacttttaaaaaaataaaaaataaacacacatttagtGTCAAAttacccaaacaacaattccataaaaacaaagagtacgatttttttttttttttttactgtactgtcattTGAACTTTAGTGTTTGTGTCACAACTGTAAgtctgctgaatactatcccccattgaacaatgccatctatttatttcacaaagcaatttaagctaaatttaatatatatatatatatattctgctggTTACAAAACTGATATTTTActttaagtcagccttcatttgtgcaaatcTTGGAcggaaacaaacaaacctcttaccctactttttttcagattaaacaaatcgacccgttccatcaaggtaagccatttgtttttattcattacaaTGTCTCTAATTGTCCTttgattaacagtatatgcctcacttaggagagaaaacatttgcaatgtcttgctgacttgctttcttattttcagatgcttaCATGCAGATTTTATGTTGTGCTTTCGGAGCGGGAGttttgatgacattggtatgaacgttcagttaacaacaaattaggaaagcgagtcaaaggttaactgcataactttgttgttttaattggccatgattatttcgctggcgctacaatgagggaaactacaatgcttatatttacgtttgcttggcttgggaagctGGCGGGTGGAGGaggggtggcgatataacggaaaaatagcactgtttttaaatTGGTGATATTTATTCAGAGAGAATAGCTTTTGGTATGTGAGGGTGGTGTTATAAAGTGGGACTGTAGTAGtactatttttttgtattattattattattattattattattattattattattattattattattattattattattattattattattagcaactgtcaagttttaaagaaaagttctatctacagaacaaaagaaaatggaTTTGCCCGTGCCTTTCTCCACCAAGTACTTCAAACCTCGGTTTCCGAATCGCACTTCCCTGGAGACGGTCCGTCAGGATTTCAACACGTCCTTCGGCACCCTGTCTTTGCAGGACGTCTGTGATATGATAGCTTTACTGCATGCCGACAACAACACGCAGAAGACCCTGCTAATTGTCGCCTACTTGTTCATCATGACCTTCTCGCTTTTCGGAAACCTGCTGGTGTGCCTCGTCGTGGTCAAGATGAAAATTAAGCATGCCATCACCAATTTCTTCATCTTCAATCTGGCTTTAGCACATCTAATGCTAACTATTCTCAACATGCCGTTTACATTGGTAAGGGTTAAttctctcaagatcccctcgttgctcctcccgcctccaaaagaaaaaaaaacgctaatttgattgtcTTAGGCCCTAAGTTCTCAACCGGGTGGGGGGCGTGTGAAACCTTCCAGGGGGGCGCGGTattcgatatttagtttgtgtttgttggttaatgcgttgtcacattatttctatcctcctccttcctccctttgtaacttaCTTACTCCTGTGtcaaaagcgaacacgaacagtgtatatgtatttgattgaacggacagtgtgactatccaggcggctaaataaacgcaCTATATTAAAtagacagtaataaaaaaaatatatatatataaaaaaaagttaaataaaaaaagagggggggcggcatagcaaatgtaaaaataatttactaatgaagttagcagagtcatactttctcactaaacagcatgcatcaatttatcattttatctgGTGAATGAAGCAGTTCAAcatggtaaaagcagtacagaggcaggtggagaaaCAGGGttgcaggtgaggtctgtaatggcgtagtgattataacagtgaaagtgttagactcagttttgagatatattattgtttgaggcacattgtgatatgatagtaggctaatgctgaatagtaatactcagcaaataaagttagcatagccatatattttctctttatatggcatgcatcaatttattatttgttcaggtgaatgaagcaatgcaaccaggtgcgagcagcagcacagacacaggagagctAGGGATAAATGTTTGTGTCAGATAACTACAGACCTGAAAGCAAGACTGTTAACTGCACTCTATGTGAATAAACCTATAACTGCTTTTTGAAACATATGCCCTCTACAATGcagtatcttgtgtgtgtgtgtgtgtgtgtgtgtgtgtgtgtgtgtgtgcgtgcacgtaAGCTTGCATGTGCTCATGCTAGTAGcggcaggggtattggtagcttacagtaaggctgggataggttataattcaggttattagtaattctatagcagggatgtcaaaccagctttcaggagggccactttatcatagtgttttgagtgtataccagccaacttcatgtcaatcaaattgtccccgattcatgtccagcattcatttcaagccaccagaagtgaccatttaacagctgtctcctagtgACCGTGACTCTGCCCCCCTAAATAATTGTGTctccaccaatgttcaaaccaaacctacgcccttgcgGTATTTCTACCCTGCATCCAAAGAGGTTCCAGTGAAGCCATTTGATCTCAATTAGTTGCGGCTGTAGTAAGTTCAGCCTTTGCCAGCCTTTGCCTGTGCTTTGCGTTGTGAAATTCAGCACCATGGCCAGCGCTCTGACGTGCCGTTACTCTCTCGGTCTGTGTGCGAACAAGCCACAGTGAATCTGTCTTTTAATTGGTCTCACAATGCTTTAGACCCAAATAGCCTTCAACACTATGCATCaccttgttacaagcccttttctttaaccactcgaccacacagcccTCGTCTATGCGTCGTTCCTATTCAAGCACCGCCGCAGTCCTTTTTTTAAACACACCTCgttgtaattttatttatgtcctgtattttgtaaattgctccagttaaaacgcTACAAGCCAGAAAGAGACCATCAGAAAGCGATACATCCGGGGCTctcgagtggcacatccagtaaaagcactcacatagagtgcgccctatagcctagacgtcgccagttcgagtcccagctgttcctttgccgaccgaggactggagctcccaggcggtggcgcacaattggagggagggagagtgtcctcggctcacgcTCACAGCGCACCAGCCAATGTTCTTCCAGCGAACCGAGAGAGAGAGGTGTTTTTGAGCCAGGTTTTCCTCTACATTGTAGAGAAACCGGTGCATAATTCCCTAAAGCATTACTTATATTTATTTGATGATAAAATACTAGAATGCTAGCAGGCAATAAAGAGTCCAGCTATATGCAAACTTATTAACGTTAATGCCGGTTTTCCATCACTCGACTGTCGCTCGACTAAAAAAACAGTGAGAGCCGATGCTACAGACTAATTCTCACCGCAGGCTAATTCTCACTCCCAGGGCTGTGAAGGTTTTTTGAGATTTTAGCGATCCGAGAAGAGAGGATATGTGTCCTTAGTGTGATTTAACCTTTTTGTTATGTTAATTAAattaagatttattatttttattattttaattaaatttactTAGTATCCTTAATTTTAGTCATGGAGTGAGATTCACATTTGTATGTgtctgtgatttgttttattgatagttacgtttaaattgttatattttaattagtacatttaaatgtatatatatatatatatatatatatatatatatatatatatatatatatatatatatatatattcaaatgtcATTCATGTACAGCTAATTTTATACAAGTTCTTTAAACTGGAGGTGCACACTTGTCtgaaacttatatatatatatatatatatatatatatatatatatatatatatatatatatatatatatatatcatcagcTCTGATGCTAATCAATAAAGATCCTGCCAACTATGCATTGTATTAACagattatttataattatttatttagcagacgcttttatccaaggcagcttagagactagggggtgaacgatgcatcacaactgctgctgcagtcacttacaataggttttacgtctcatccagaTGTttacgttttgtttgtttgatcatTTTTTCCCCATTGAAAATAGGGTCAGGTGAATGTGGGCTCAGTTTGTTTCCTATCCACCTGTTTGCAGGCTCGCTTTGTGAGCAGCACTTGGGACTTCAGGAAGGCGATGTGTCATATGAACCGCTTCACACATTACTGCTCCCTCCACGTGTCCACCTTCACCCTCACTGCTATCTCGCTGGAAATATATCAGGTCAGTGCGATCTACAAGACATGCCTGCCGTAACACGTTCTGTTCTTCACCTTACTCAATATAGTCAccccttattgttttttttctttaaacccagcctcacaagccagaatcTAGTTGCATGAATAAAGTAAGCTCTTCTCATTTCAAGAAGGCAcaggcattacagggttaaacacatttattctttctttttgttttgctgaacATGCATTAGAATACATTTGAAGACATTGCAAAAAAGAcctctagtcgaaacatttgtcaaagaCCGTTTCTTTTGGTATTGCCGCATATACTGCTAAgtagaattgattttttttcttagaGTTATGGGGTCAACGCCAAATGACAAAGTCGTGTATGTTTCCAAGATATCTCACACACCCAATGCCAACCCAGCGTGTTTTCCCTGTTTCAGGCAATCATGCATCCACTGAAGCCACGCATGACAGCAGCCCGAGGGATCACCTACATCTCCTTCCTCTGGATCATGGCTTCCTGCTTCTCTTTGCCCCACACCATTTACCAAAAGCTGATGCATTTTGATCTTGGGTAAATGTATTGACCGCTGCACTCACACACAGCTGAGCACAGATCAGAAAGATCACCTCCCTTATTCACCTGAACGAGTTTTAAATGGTCTCTccagtttttaaaaagtttactacTCTATACCATGGTCAAAGTATATCAGCGAGCGCAGCATGGTAAAGCGTATGCATAGTACAGCCTGGTAAAAACTGTAGTAAAGCAGGGTAAAGCAGGCTGGTACTGTATTATGATCGCACAGATGTTGTGAGGGGGTTACATTGGTTTTTATAATCACATTTATAACCGAAGAAACTAAGAACATTtaagaatgagaggaggccatttggtctATCAGTGCTTGTCCAGTTCTTAGAAGTTAATTGATTtccaaactttgtcaagttgggtcttaaaggatcccaaggATTAACCATCAagaacatgactaggtaacccattctgtACCCCCGGTGTAACAGAAGTGTTTCCTATTCTGTtaacttaatttccaactgtgtcacCTGTTTTTGTGCTGCACATAAAGTTCTGGCTTCAGTGGTCAACTTCTttgaatttaaattatttattgtagaCTCATTACTGTAGTCTCATTAAATTTGTACATTGATGTGATGTATATGGATTTGTAAAttaacaaagttctgagatcagccGGCTACTGGGAACTGAACATGCAATGCTGGGCTGAATGGGCTTCTCACATTCATGAGTTTTCTTACGGGAGTAGCCGACGGCTTCCATGGCTTTTTAGCTGGCGATCTCACCAGCATGTGTTTTGGCATTCTTTTAATCACACCGTCTTTATCTGTCATCCAGGCAAGACAACACCCAGCAGCTGTGCCTGCCAGACTTCCCTGCTCCCTCAGACCTCTACTGCAAGTACCTGGACTTGGTCACGTTCATCATACTGTACGTGGTGCCCCTGCTGGTGATCACTGTCACCTACACCATAGTGAGCAAGAGGCTGTGGTGGCGCAAAATCACCAGGAACATTAACAGCAAGCAGTGGCGCCGCAATCAGAAGACCATCAAGATGCTCATGCTGGTGGTACTTGTGTTTGCCGTCTGCTGGTTCCCCCTCAACTGCTTCATGGTCCTCTCCGCCAGCAATGTCATCAGTATCAACAACACCCTCTACTTTGCCTTCCACTGGCTCGCCATGAGCAGCACCTGCTACAACCCCTTCATCTACTGCTGGCTCAACATCAAGTTCCGCACCGGGATAAAGGCCCTGCTCCAGATCTGTGTCTGGGAGAGGGACCCCGGCCGGGTGGACATTCCCGCTGTGTCGCTGGAAGCAGGGAGAAGGATTGCATTGCCCAAGGCTGGAGGAAGGAGGAAGTCCGACGGGGATTTGCGCAAACCTCGCCCGTTCACCTCCAGAAGGATGTCCGAGGTCCACGGTTCGGGCATCGAAATGGGTATGATTAACAACGCATTCTAAGGGAGGGCAAATCTTGTATGGGTGTTTCTCGTGTTCGCCAACTATGGAGATCTCCATTGCGCAACCCAGgacatttaatatataaagtgcTGCTGTTGTGAATCAGTGTATGCAGTAGTATGCAAAGACCTTATGGAAAAAATGCCACTGGAGATCCTCATTACAATCCCAGTGTATTACCCTAGCAGAACCATTCGGAAaacacagcattaccagcaacaaATTGAGgtgg
The window above is part of the Acipenser ruthenus unplaced genomic scaffold, fAciRut3.2 maternal haplotype, whole genome shotgun sequence genome. Proteins encoded here:
- the LOC117414539 gene encoding G-protein coupled receptor 83-like encodes the protein MIALLHADNNTQKTLLIVAYLFIMTFSLFGNLLVCLVVVKMKIKHAITNFFIFNLALAHLMLTILNMPFTLARFVSSTWDFRKAMCHMNRFTHYCSLHVSTFTLTAISLEIYQAIMHPLKPRMTAARGITYISFLWIMASCFSLPHTIYQKLMHFDLGQDNTQQLCLPDFPAPSDLYCKYLDLVTFIILYVVPLLVITVTYTIVSKRLWWRKITRNINSKQWRRNQKTIKMLMLVVLVFAVCWFPLNCFMVLSASNVISINNTLYFAFHWLAMSSTCYNPFIYCWLNIKFRTGIKALLQICVWERDPGRVDIPAVSLEAGRRIALPKAGGRRKSDGDLRKPRPFTSRRMSEVHGSGIEMGRIGPTT